The Nocardioides houyundeii genome includes the window CGTACGACCCGCTGATGGACTCCACCCGCATCCGGCACATCCTGGTGCGCCACGAGCAGGGCGCGGGGCACGCCGCCCAGGGCTACGCCAGCGCGACCGGCCGGGTCGGGGTCTGCATGGCGACGTCCGGGCCGGGCGCCACGAACCTGGTCACCCCGCTGGCCGACGCCTACATGGACTCCGTGCCGATGGTCGCCGTCACCGGCCAGGTGGGTGCCTCGCTGATCGGGACAGACGCCTTCCAGGAGGCCGACATCCGGGGCATCACCATGCCCATCACCAAGCACAACTTCCTGGTCACCGACGCCGCCGACATCCCGCGCACCGTCGCCGAGGCCTTCCACATCGCCTCCACCGGGCGTCCCGGCCCGGTCCTGGTGGACGTGGCCAAGTCGGCGCTGCAGGCCATGACCGACTTCTCCTGGCCTGCCGAGCTGACCCTGCCCGGCTACCGCCCCATCACCCGGCCGCACAGCAAGCAGATCCGGGAGGCGGCCAAGATGATCCTGGCCGCCAAGCGCCCCGTGCTGTACGTCGGTGGCGGCGTCATCCGCTCCCGCGCCAGTCGTGAGCTGCTCGCCCTGGCCGAGTTCACCGGGATCCCGGTGGTGACCACCCTGATGGCCCGCGGCGCCTTCCCCGACAGCCACCCGCAGCACCTGGGGATGCCCGGGATGCACGGCACCGTCGCGGCGGTGGCGGGCCTGCAGCGCTCGGACCTGATGATCAGCCTGGGCGCCCGGTTCGACGACCGGGTCACCGGCAACCTGGACTCCTTCGCTCCGCAGGCGCTGGTCATCCACGCCGACATCGACCCGGCCGAGATCGGCAAGAACCGGCACGCCGACGTGCCCATCGTCGGTGACGCCCGCGAGGTCATCATGGACCTGCTGGTGGCGCTGCGGGGCGAGGCCGAGCAGGGCCGGGTCGGCGACTACGAGCAGTGGGTCGACTTCGTGGCCGGGATCAAGAGGCGCTACCCGCTGGGCTACGACAGGCCCGCCGACGGCACGCTGTCCCCGCAGTACGTCATCGAGCGCCTCGGCGCCATCGCCGGTCCTGAGGCCATCTACGCCTCCGGGGTGGGCCAGCACCAGATGTGGGCCGCGCAGTTCGTCAAGTACGAGCAGCCCAACACCTGGATCAACTCCGGGGGCCTGGGCACCATGGGCTTCTCGGTCCCCGCGGCGATGGGCGCCAAGGTCGGCTGCCCGGACACCACGGTCTGGTCCATCGACGGCGACGGCTGCTTCCAGATGACGAACCAGGAGCTGGCCACCTGCGCGATCGAGGGCATCCCGATCAAGGTCGCCATCATCAACAACGAGTCCCTCGGCATGGTGCGGCAGTGGCAGACGCTCTTCTACAACGAGCGCTACTCCAACACCGACCTGCACACCGGGGCCGACCGTCGCATCCCCGACTTCGTCAAGCTCGCCGACGCCTACGGCTGCGTGGGCCTCTCGTGCGACTCCGAGGGTGAGGTGGACGCCACCATCGAGAAGGCCATGGCGATCGACGACCAGCCCGTGGTGGTGGACTTCCGGGTGCACCGCGACGCCATGGTCTGGCCGATGGTCGCCTCCGGCACCAGCAACGACGACATCAAGTACGCGCGAGACCTGGCGCCCGAGTTCGACGAGGACGACCTCTGATGAGCAAGCACACCCTGTCGGTCCTGGTGGAGAACAAGCCGGGAGTCCTGGCCCGCGTCGCCGGCCTGTTCAGCCGTCGCGGCTTCAACATCGACAGCCTCGCGGTGGGTCCCACCGAGCACGCGGAGGTGTCCCGGATGACCATCGTGGTCGACGTCGAGGGCTTGCCGCTCGAGCAGGTCACCAAGCAGCTCAACAAGCTGGTCGAGGTGATCAAGATCGTTGAGCTCGAGCGGTCCGCCTCGGTGACCCGCGAGCTGCTCCTGGTCAAGGTCAGGGCCGACGTGGAGACCCGCGGACAGGTGCTCGACGCGGTCCAGCTCTTCAAGGCCCGGGTGGTCGACGTGGCCCCCGACGCCGTCACCATCGAGGTCACCGGCAACTCCGACAAGCTGAGCGACTTCCTCAAGGTGCTCGAGCCCTTCGGGGTCCGTGAGCTCGTCCAGTCCGGCCGAGTGGCGATCGGTCGCGGCGCGCGCTCGATCACCGAGCGCACCACCAAGCTGACGCCGGTCCCCGTGCCCGACGCGGTCGGCTGAGCGTCCCCGCGTCCCCCCAGTTTCCAGATACACACCCCAGAAGGAGAGCCTCAAGTGGCTGAGATGTTCTACGACGACGATGCTGACCTGACCCTGATCCAGGGCAAGAACGTCGCCGTGATCGGTTACGGCAGCCAGGGCCACGCCCACGCGCTGTCGCTGCGCGACTCCGGCGTCGACGTGCGCATCGGTCTCCAGCCGGGCTCCAAGAGCCGGGCCAAGGCCGAGTCCGAGGGCCTGCGCGTGGTGACCCCCGCCGAGGCGACCGAGGAGGCCGACGTGATCGTCATCCTCGCCCCGGACCAGCACCAGCGGAAGCTGTACGCCGAGGAGATCGCTCCCAACCTCACCCCCGGTGACACCCTGGTCTTCGGCCACGGGTTCAACATCCGGTACGGCTACATCACCCCGCCCGAGGGCGTCGACGTGTTCATGGTCGCCCCCAAGGGCCCCGGACACCTGGTCCGTCGCGAGTACGTCGACGGTCGCGGCGTGCCGGTCCTGGTCGCGGTGGAGAAGGACGAGACGGGCAAGGCCTGGCAGCTCGCGCTCTCCTACGCCAAGGGCATCGGCGGCCTGCGTGCGGGCGGCATCAAGACCACCTTCGCCGAGGAGACCGAGACCGACCTGTTCGGCGAGCAGGCCGTCCTCTGCGGTGGCGCCTCCCAGCTGGTGATGTACGGCTTCGAGACCCTGATCGAGGCCGGATACCAGCCCGAGGTCGCCTACTTCGAGTGCCTGCACGAGCTCAAGCTGATCGTCGACCTGATGTACGAGGGCGGCATCGCCAAGCAGCGCTGGTCGGTCTCCGACACGGCCGAGTACGGCGACTACGTCTCCGGTCCGCGGGTCATCACCCCGGACGTCAAGGAGAACATGAAGGCGGTGCTGGAGGACATCAAGAACGGTGCCTTCGCCAAGCGCTTCATCGAGGACCAGGACGCGAACGGGCCGGAGTTCGACGAGCTGCGCACGAAGGGCGAGCAGCACCCGATCGAGGCCACCGGCCGCGAGCTGCGCAAGCTGATGGCCTGGGTCAAGAGCCACGACAGCGACTACGTCGAGGGCACTGCCACCCGCTGACGCGGCACCCGCACGACACGCGCCCCGTCGCCCGGCACCAGCCGGGCGACGGGGCTCGTCGCGTTCTGGGTCGACCCGGCGCTACTTCACCTCGGACCTGAGCACGCCCCGAATGCCGAACGCCAGCGGGAGGACCAGCCACAAGGACCCGAGGTGCCGATCTGGGCCCACTGCTGCGCGGTCGGCACCTGCTCGAACAGCGTCGTGTAGGAGTAGTAGAAGTCCACCCAGGGCTGGAGGTCGGCGAACCAGTCCTGCACGGTGCCCAGCAGGAACAGCGCGTTCGGGAGCACGAAGGCGAACACGAAGTAGCCCACGATCGCCGCAGCCGAGCTGCGGAGGACCACGCCCAGGACGAAGCCCGTCAGCAGGCAGAACACGTTGGCCAGCACGATGGTGGCGAGGTTGGCCGCCGGGATGTCCCACACGGTCGGGCCTCCCGCGACCGCGGCCCCCACGAGGTTGCCCAGCGCCCCCACGGCCAGGGCGAGGGCCATGGAAGACACGCCGATCGCCACGGCCACCGCCGCCTTGGCGAGCAGGACCCGGCCGCGGTGCGGCACCAGGGTGAACGTGGTGAGCCCGGTGCGCTGGCTCCACTCCGAGGTCACCGCGAGGATCGCCACCATCGGCAGGATGACCGACATCGGCGCCCCGATGGCCGCGGCGAACGACTCGTACGTCTGGTCCGACTCGGGTGCGAAGGCCATCACCGCAGCGGTGGCCAGCAGTGCCGTGATTCCGATGCTCGCGATCAGCCAGAAGCCCGAGCGGGTGTCGAAGACCTTGGTCAGCTCCACCCACAGCAGGCGTCGCATCGGGATGCTCGAGGGCCGGACGATCGTGTCCGACCCGGCGTGGGTGGTGGGGGCGGCTTCCAGGACGGCGCTCATGCTGCGGCTCCTTCGATCGTGGTGTCCCGCTGGGACTCGGCAGTGAGCTCGAGGAACATCTCCTCCAGGCCGGCCCCGTCGGCCGACCTCAGCTCGGTCAGGGCGACACCGGCGGCCAGGGCGACCCGGCCGACGGCGGAGGCGTCCGCGTCGGTGCGGAGCGCACCGTCGCCGGACGCGGTGGTGGCGATCCCGTCGGCTGCCAGGGCCGCGGCCAGCCGGTCGATCTCCGCAGCCCGGACCACGGTGCCGGCTGCCGCGAGGAGCTCCGCCTTGGTGCCCTGGGCCACGAGCCGGCCGTTGCCGATGACCAACAGGTCGTCGGCGATGACCTCGATCTCGTGCAGCAGGTGGGAGGAGAGCAGCACCGTGCCGCCGCGGTCGGCGTAGCCGCGCAGCAGGTCCCGCATCCACCGGATGCCGGCAGGGTCGAGGCCGTTGGCCGGCTCGTCCAGGATCAGCACGGCGGGGTCCCCGATCAGCGCGGTGGCGATGCCGAGGCGCTGGCGCATGCCGAGGGAGTAGTTGCGCACGCGCCGTCCCGCCTCGGTCTCGGTGAGGCTGACCAGCTCGAGCATCTCCTCGACCCGGGAGCGGGGCAGCCCCATCGTGCGCTGGGCGATGGCGAGGATCTCGCGTCCCGTGCGTCCGGCGTGCTGGGCGGAGGCGTCGAGCAGCACGCCGACCTCCCGTCCCGGGTCCGGCAGGTCGGCGAACCGCCGTCCGTTGACCTGCGCGGTGCCGGAGGTCGGGGGAGTGAGGCCGACCATGACCCGCATGGTCGTGGACTTGCCCGCCCCGTTGGGGCCCAGGAAGCCGGTCACCCGGCCCGGAGCCGCGGTGAAGGTGACGTCGTCGACGGCGGTGTGGTCGCCGTAGCGCTTGGTGAGGGAGTCGATGGTGATCATGGTGTCCACGCTCCCGCGACCCGGTGCCGGCCGGCATCGGGGACAGCCCTGACCCGACCCCGGGAACACAGATGGCCCGGCCGGGGTTGGGACCGCATGCGCATCGAGATCTGGAGTGACGTCGTCTGCCCGTGGTGCTACATCGGCAAGCGGCGCCTGGAGTCGGCCCTGAGCACCTTCGAGCACGCGGACCAGGTGGAGGTGGTCTGGCGTTCCTACCAGCTGGACCCGAGTGCCCCCGCGGTGGCCACCGAGACCTCGACGCAGATGCTCGCCCGCACGTACGGCCAGAGCCCCGAGGGGGTGGCGGGCATGCAGCAGCAGGTGTCGGCCGCCGCGGCCGAGGAGGGGCTGGTCTACCGCCTGGACCAGACCCTGCACGTCAACACCGTCGACGCCCACCGGCTGCTGCACCTGGCGCTGCACGAAGGCGGCCCGGAGCTGCAGGGCCGGCTCAAGGAGGCGCTGCTCGCGGCGTACTTCACGCAGGGCCGGAACGTCGCGGACCACACCGTGCTGGCCGAGGTCGCGGACCAGGCGGGCCTGGAGGCCACCGGCGTGGCGGAGGTCCTGGCCTCCCAGCGGTACGCCGACGAGGTCGCCGCCGACGTCGCGCAGGCCCGGGCGTACGGCGCCACCGGGGTGCCGTTCTTCGTGGTCGACGCCGCCTACGGCGTCTCCGGAGCCCAGCCCGCCGAGGCCTTCACCCAGGTGCTCCAGCGGGCGTGGCGCGACGGGCACCCCAGCATCGAGATGGTCTCGACCGGCGACGGGGACGTCTGCGGGCCGGACGGCTGCCCCGTCTGATCCGGTCCGGGTCCTCGGGGCCCGGGCAGCACCGACGTGGACCCTGGCGGGAGCCGGCGATGCGGCGTGCATCACTATTGGCCCCATGAGCGAGCAGACGCTGGACGAGACCCGCCGCCTCGGGGTGGAGACGACCGGGATCGAGATCATCGACGAGGCCAGTCGGACCGCGCGGCCGGCCGACCTGTTCTGGCCCTGGTTCGCCGCCAACGTCAGCGTCTTCGGACTCAGCTACGCGGCGTTCATCCTCTACTTCGGGATCTCCTTCGCCCAGGGCCTGCTGGTCGCCGTGGTCGGCATCATCGCCTCCTTCGCGCTGTGCGGACTCGTGGCGATCGGCGGCAAGCGAGGATCGGCGCCCACCATGGTGCTGTCCCGCGCCGCCTTCGGGGTCACCGGGCAGAAGCTCCCGGGCGTGATCTCGTGGCTGGTCTCGATCGGCTGGGAGACGTTCCTGGCGATCATGGCGGTGCTGGCCACCTCCACCGTCTTCACCCGCCTGGGTTGGGGCGGGGGCACGGCGACCAAGGTCGTCGCGGCCATCGTGGTCGCGGCTCTCATCGTCTCCGCCAGCGTCGCCGGCTACCACGTCATCATGCGGATGCAGTCGTGGCTGACCTGGATCACCGGTGCCGTGTCGATCCTCTACATCGCCTTGACCGTCGACGAGGTCGACTGGGACGCCGTCAGTGCGGTTCCGGGCGGGTCCACCCAGCAGGTGGTGGGGGCACTGGTGATGGTGATGACCGGCTTCGGACTGGGCTGGATCAACATCGCAGCGGACTGGTCGCGCTACCAGCGGCGCACCGCGTCCGGTCCCGCGATCGTGGCGTGGAACACCTTCGGTGGGGCGCTCGCCCCGGTCCTGCTGGTCGGCTTCGGGCTGGCCCTGGCCGGGTCCTCCACCGAGATCCTGGACGGCGTCGCCGCCGACCCGATCGGCACCCTGGCCACCCTGCTGCCCACCTGGTTCCTGGTCCCGTTCCTCCTCGCCGCGATCCTGGCGCTGGTCAGCGGGGCCGTGCTCGGCATCTACTCCTCGGGGCTGACGCTGCTCTCCCTGGGGGTGCGGGTCTCCCGGCCCCGAGCGGCTCTCATCGACGGGCTGCTGCTCACCGCGGGCACCATCTACGTGGTCTTCGTGGCGGAGAGCTTCCTGAACCCGTTCCAGAGCTTCCTGATCACGCTCGGCGTGCCGCTCGCCGCCTGGGCCGGCATCTTCATCGCCGACCTCGCGCTGCGTCGCCAGGACTACGACGAGGCGGCCCTCTTCGACCCCACCGGGAGGTACGGCGCCTTCGACCGGGTCTCGATCGCCACCATGGTCGGTGCCTCGGTCATCGGCTGGGGCCTGGTGATCAACTCGTTCGCCGACGACGCGTCGTGGAACAACTGGCAGGGCTACCTGCTCGGCCCGCTCGGGCTCGGTGGCAAGGAGGGGGAGTGGGCGCTCGCCAACCTCGGCGTGCTCGTCGCGCTGGCGCTGGGCTTCGGGGTGACACTGATCGCGCGTCGCGGGACCGTCGCCGACCAGGAGCGCTGAGGCAGCGAGTCCGCCCTCCCGTTCACCCGGGTGAGGGCGCGCTCTGGATCTTCCGGGCGGCGCCGACCAGCATGCCGTCGACCAGGAGCAGTGCGCCCGGCACACAGAGCACCAGGGCGTTGCGGCCGAGGAACGCCGCGGCCGCACCGGCGAAGAACCCGACCGCGAGGGCCACCACTGCCTGGTTGACCCGGTTCGAGGCCTCCGCACTGCGCTGCTCGGCCGTGCTGAGGAGGGCCGCGGCCAGGGCGCCGAGCAGAGCGCTGAGCGCAAGCGCCCAGAACATCGATCGGTCGGCGCCGGCGGAATCGAGGGCAGCGACCACCATCACGACCACGAGCAGGACCTGTCCGCCGGCGGCGATCAGGGCCGCGCGCCGCAGTGCGGGGCGGGCAGCAGTGCTCACGTCGCGTTGATGACGGCCGGGGTGAGCTCGCGGCCGACGTGCACCCGGTGCGAGTGCTCCACCGTCACCTGGCCCGTGGCGTCAGTGGCCTCGACGGGCTGGAGACGTGCTCGGATCTCCTCGCTCTGCTGCAGCAGGACGTCGGTCTCTTCCCGAAGGACGTGCAGGTCCTCGGTCGGGTCAGCCATCGTGTCTCCTCGGGCTAGGCAGGCGACGGGTTCCTTCCCCTTGTGCGGGGGGTCAAACCCAGCCGTGGGGAGCCAGGCGCGGCCGCTGGGACGACGCCGGGCGAGCGGTGAGGTGGGCTAGTCTGGCCGAGGCACAGCGTCGTGCGACCCGCGTCACCATCGATCCGTCCGCGGGACCCAGATCCGATCACCTCCCCGATCACCCGAGGACCGCCGCTGTGACCAACGCACGCCCCGTCGTACTCATCGCCGAAGAGCTCAGCCCCGCGACCGTCGAGGCGCTCGGCCCGGACTTCGAGATCCGGCACTGCAACGGAGCCGACCGTGACGAGCTGCTGGCCGCGCTCGCCGACGTCGACGCGCTGCTGGTCCGCTCGGCCACGAAGGTCGACGAGGAGGCGCTCGCAGCGGCGAAGGTCCTCAAGGTGGTGGCCCGCGCGGGGGTAGGGCTGGACAACGTGGACGTCAGGGCCGCCACCCAGAACGGCGTGATGGTGGTGAACGCGCCCACCTCCAACATCGTCAGCGCGGCAGAGCTGGCCGTCGCGCTGATGCTGGCGGCGGCCCGGCACGTCAGCCCGGCGCACGCCGCACTGCGCAACGGCGAGTGGAAGCGGTCCAGGTACACCGGCGTCGAGCTCTACGAGAAGACCGTCGGCATCGTCGGCCTCGGCCGCATCGGGGTCCTGGTGGCGCAGCGGCTGAGCGCCTTCGGGATGAAGGTGGTGGCCTACGACCCCTACGTCCAGGCCGGGCGCGCCGCGCAGATGGGCGTGCGCCTGGTCGACCTCGACACCCTGCTGGCCGAGTCGGACTTCATGTCGGTGCACCTGCCCCGGACCCCGGAGACGATGGGTCTCATCGGTGCCCCCGAGCTGGCCAAGGCCAAGCCCTCCCTGGTGCTGGTCAACGCCGCCCGCGGCGGCATCGTCGACGAGGCGGCCCTCTACGACGCGCTCAAGACCGGCGTCATCGCGGCCGCAGGCCTCGACGTCTTCGCCCACGAGCCGTGTACCGACTCCCCGCTCTTCGAGCTGGAGAACGTGGTGGCCACCCCGCACCTGGGTGCCTCCACGGACGAGGCACAGGAGAAGGCCGGGATCGCGGTGGCGAAGTCGGTCCGGCTGGCCCTCGCGGGCGAACTGGTGCCGGACGCGGTCAACGTCCAGGGCGGCGTGATCGCGGAGGACGTGCGTCCAGGCATCCCGCTCACCGAGAAGCTTGGCCGCGTCTTCACCGCCCTGGCCGGTGAGGTCGCCCAGCAGATCGACGTCGAGGTCCGGGGCGAGATCACCGAGTTCGACGTCAAGGTCCTGGAGCTGGCCGCGCTCAAGGGTGTCTTCTCCGACATCGTGGAGCACCAGGTCTCCTACGTGAACGCGCCGCTCCTGGCCGCCGAGCGCGGCACCGCGGTGCGGCTGGTCGCCGACCCCGAGAGCCCCGACCACCGCAACCTGATCACCATCCGCGGCACCCTGGCCGACGGCTCCCAGGTCTCGGTCGGGGGCACCCTGGTGGGGATCAACCAGCGGGAGCGGATCGTGGAGGTCAACGGCTTCGCCGTGGACCTGGAGCCCACCGACCACCTGGCCTTCTTCACCTACGAGGACCGGCCGGGCATGGTCGGCACCGTGGGCCAGATCCTGGGCGACGCAGGCGTCAACATCGCCGGCATGCAGGTCGCCCGGCAGGACAAGGGCGGCAGCGCCCTGGTGGCGCTCTCGGTGGACTCGGTCATCCCGGCCGAGACCCTGAGCGACATCGAGACGGCCATCGAC containing:
- the serA gene encoding phosphoglycerate dehydrogenase; this encodes MTNARPVVLIAEELSPATVEALGPDFEIRHCNGADRDELLAALADVDALLVRSATKVDEEALAAAKVLKVVARAGVGLDNVDVRAATQNGVMVVNAPTSNIVSAAELAVALMLAAARHVSPAHAALRNGEWKRSRYTGVELYEKTVGIVGLGRIGVLVAQRLSAFGMKVVAYDPYVQAGRAAQMGVRLVDLDTLLAESDFMSVHLPRTPETMGLIGAPELAKAKPSLVLVNAARGGIVDEAALYDALKTGVIAAAGLDVFAHEPCTDSPLFELENVVATPHLGASTDEAQEKAGIAVAKSVRLALAGELVPDAVNVQGGVIAEDVRPGIPLTEKLGRVFTALAGEVAQQIDVEVRGEITEFDVKVLELAALKGVFSDIVEHQVSYVNAPLLAAERGTAVRLVADPESPDHRNLITIRGTLADGSQVSVGGTLVGINQRERIVEVNGFAVDLEPTDHLAFFTYEDRPGMVGTVGQILGDAGVNIAGMQVARQDKGGSALVALSVDSVIPAETLSDIETAIDAAAVRAVDLG
- the ilvN gene encoding acetolactate synthase small subunit, which encodes MSKHTLSVLVENKPGVLARVAGLFSRRGFNIDSLAVGPTEHAEVSRMTIVVDVEGLPLEQVTKQLNKLVEVIKIVELERSASVTRELLLVKVRADVETRGQVLDAVQLFKARVVDVAPDAVTIEVTGNSDKLSDFLKVLEPFGVRELVQSGRVAIGRGARSITERTTKLTPVPVPDAVG
- a CDS encoding ABC transporter permease subunit — translated: MSAVLEAAPTTHAGSDTIVRPSSIPMRRLLWVELTKVFDTRSGFWLIASIGITALLATAAVMAFAPESDQTYESFAAAIGAPMSVILPMVAILAVTSEWSQRTGLTTFTLVPHRGRVLLAKAAVAVAIGVSSMALALAVGALGNLVGAAVAGGPTVWDIPAANLATIVLANVFCLLTGFVLGVVLRSSAAAIVGYFVFAFVLPNALFLLGTVQDWFADLQPWVDFYYSYTTLFEQVPTAQQWAQIGTSGPCGWSSRWRSAFGACSGPR
- a CDS encoding acetolactate synthase large subunit → MSEQGGAITGAQSLVRSLEHAGAEHIFGIPGGAILPAYDPLMDSTRIRHILVRHEQGAGHAAQGYASATGRVGVCMATSGPGATNLVTPLADAYMDSVPMVAVTGQVGASLIGTDAFQEADIRGITMPITKHNFLVTDAADIPRTVAEAFHIASTGRPGPVLVDVAKSALQAMTDFSWPAELTLPGYRPITRPHSKQIREAAKMILAAKRPVLYVGGGVIRSRASRELLALAEFTGIPVVTTLMARGAFPDSHPQHLGMPGMHGTVAAVAGLQRSDLMISLGARFDDRVTGNLDSFAPQALVIHADIDPAEIGKNRHADVPIVGDAREVIMDLLVALRGEAEQGRVGDYEQWVDFVAGIKRRYPLGYDRPADGTLSPQYVIERLGAIAGPEAIYASGVGQHQMWAAQFVKYEQPNTWINSGGLGTMGFSVPAAMGAKVGCPDTTVWSIDGDGCFQMTNQELATCAIEGIPIKVAIINNESLGMVRQWQTLFYNERYSNTDLHTGADRRIPDFVKLADAYGCVGLSCDSEGEVDATIEKAMAIDDQPVVVDFRVHRDAMVWPMVASGTSNDDIKYARDLAPEFDEDDL
- a CDS encoding DsbA family oxidoreductase: MRIEIWSDVVCPWCYIGKRRLESALSTFEHADQVEVVWRSYQLDPSAPAVATETSTQMLARTYGQSPEGVAGMQQQVSAAAAEEGLVYRLDQTLHVNTVDAHRLLHLALHEGGPELQGRLKEALLAAYFTQGRNVADHTVLAEVADQAGLEATGVAEVLASQRYADEVAADVAQARAYGATGVPFFVVDAAYGVSGAQPAEAFTQVLQRAWRDGHPSIEMVSTGDGDVCGPDGCPV
- the ilvC gene encoding ketol-acid reductoisomerase — encoded protein: MAEMFYDDDADLTLIQGKNVAVIGYGSQGHAHALSLRDSGVDVRIGLQPGSKSRAKAESEGLRVVTPAEATEEADVIVILAPDQHQRKLYAEEIAPNLTPGDTLVFGHGFNIRYGYITPPEGVDVFMVAPKGPGHLVRREYVDGRGVPVLVAVEKDETGKAWQLALSYAKGIGGLRAGGIKTTFAEETETDLFGEQAVLCGGASQLVMYGFETLIEAGYQPEVAYFECLHELKLIVDLMYEGGIAKQRWSVSDTAEYGDYVSGPRVITPDVKENMKAVLEDIKNGAFAKRFIEDQDANGPEFDELRTKGEQHPIEATGRELRKLMAWVKSHDSDYVEGTATR
- a CDS encoding purine-cytosine permease family protein, translated to MSEQTLDETRRLGVETTGIEIIDEASRTARPADLFWPWFAANVSVFGLSYAAFILYFGISFAQGLLVAVVGIIASFALCGLVAIGGKRGSAPTMVLSRAAFGVTGQKLPGVISWLVSIGWETFLAIMAVLATSTVFTRLGWGGGTATKVVAAIVVAALIVSASVAGYHVIMRMQSWLTWITGAVSILYIALTVDEVDWDAVSAVPGGSTQQVVGALVMVMTGFGLGWINIAADWSRYQRRTASGPAIVAWNTFGGALAPVLLVGFGLALAGSSTEILDGVAADPIGTLATLLPTWFLVPFLLAAILALVSGAVLGIYSSGLTLLSLGVRVSRPRAALIDGLLLTAGTIYVVFVAESFLNPFQSFLITLGVPLAAWAGIFIADLALRRQDYDEAALFDPTGRYGAFDRVSIATMVGASVIGWGLVINSFADDASWNNWQGYLLGPLGLGGKEGEWALANLGVLVALALGFGVTLIARRGTVADQER
- a CDS encoding ABC transporter ATP-binding protein, which produces MITIDSLTKRYGDHTAVDDVTFTAAPGRVTGFLGPNGAGKSTTMRVMVGLTPPTSGTAQVNGRRFADLPDPGREVGVLLDASAQHAGRTGREILAIAQRTMGLPRSRVEEMLELVSLTETEAGRRVRNYSLGMRQRLGIATALIGDPAVLILDEPANGLDPAGIRWMRDLLRGYADRGGTVLLSSHLLHEIEVIADDLLVIGNGRLVAQGTKAELLAAAGTVVRAAEIDRLAAALAADGIATTASGDGALRTDADASAVGRVALAAGVALTELRSADGAGLEEMFLELTAESQRDTTIEGAAA